The proteins below are encoded in one region of Zerene cesonia ecotype Mississippi chromosome 10, Zerene_cesonia_1.1, whole genome shotgun sequence:
- the LOC119829411 gene encoding serine/threonine-protein kinase 3 isoform X2 encodes MWLDNRLELYMKSELKKLSEESLTRQPEEVFDIICKLGEGSYGSVYKALHKESEQVLAIKQVPVDTDLQEIIKEISIMQQCDSPYVVKYYGSYFKNTDLWIVMEYCGAGSVSDIMRLRKKTLSEDEIATILCDTLKGLEYLHRRRKIHRDIKAGNILLNMEGHAKLADFGVAGQLTDTMAKRNTVIGTPFWMAPEVIQEIGYDCVADIWSLGITALEMAEGKPPYGDIHPMRAIFMIPTKPPPSFREPDQWSPEFIDFVSQCLVKNPEERATAEYLLTHEFIGNAKQPSILSQMILEAGEIRESQAYRNAMNANNAKTFAAGGGCGGGGGGAGELYSADTLKQAGTLVPARDGSAELAAGLATMVINEPHDLATMKRHDTDPMDTHKPRYRPLFLEHFEQKEAGGRAPPAPPAPLAPPAPPAAPAPPAPRAPPANGTRPAPDTLSSAVAELAGGASVGALIESGNFEFLSYLSEGELEALQARLDVEMEAEIERLHAAYERKRRPILDAISLKRKRQQNF; translated from the exons tGAGTTAAAGAAGTTATCGGAGGAGAGTCTCACGCGGCAACCGGAGGAGGTTTTTGACATCATATGCAAGCTCGGAGAGGGTTCCTATGGCAGTGTATATAAG GCATTACACAAAGAGAGCGAGCAGGTGCTCGCGATCAAGCAGGTGCCGGTGGACACGGACCTGCAGGAGATCATCAAGGAGATCTCCATCATGCAGCAGTGCGACAGTCCATACgtagttaaatattatggaAGCTATTTTAAGAACACTGATCTCTGG ATCGTGATGGAGTACTGCGGGGCGGGTTCAGTATCAGATATAATGAGGTTACGGAAGAAAACGTTGTCAGAAGACGAGATAGCGACGATCCTGTGCGACACGCTCAAGGGGCTGGAGTACCTGCACCGGCGGAGGAAGATCCACAGGGACATTAAAGCTGGGAACATATTGCTCAACATGGAGGGTCACGCCAAACTGGCCGACTTCGGCGTCGCGGGACAGTTGACG GACACGATGGCGAAGCGGAACACGGTGATCGGCACGCCGTTCTGGATGGCGCCGGAGGTGATACAGGAGATCGGCTACGACTGCGTGGCGGACATCTGGTCGCTCGGCATCACCGCGCTCGAGATGGCGGAGGGCAAGCCCCCATACGGGGACATACACCCCATGCGGGCCATATTCATGATACCGACCAAGCCGCCCCCCTCCTTTCG AGAGCCGGACCAGTGGTCGCCGGAGTTTATAGACTTTGTGAGTCAGTGCCTAGTCAAGAATCCGGAGGAGAGGGCCACCGCTGAGTATTTGTTGACCCACGAGTTTATAG GCAATGCGAAACAACCGAGTATCCTCAGCCAAATGATACTGGAGGCGGGCGAAATACGCGAGAGCCAGGCGTACAGGAACGCAATGAACGCGAACAATGCGAAAACGTTCGCTGCG GGCGGGGGCTGCgggggcggcgggggcggcgcGGGGGAGCTGTACAGCGCGGACACGCTGAAGCAGGCGGGCACGCTGGTGCCGGCGCGCGACGGCTCGGCCGAGCTGGCGGCCGGCCTCGCCACCATGGTCATCAACGAGCCGCACGACCTCGCCACCATGAAGC GTCACGACACGGACCCGATGGACACGCACAAGCCGCGCTACCGGCCGCTGTTCCTGGAGCACTTCGAGCAGAAGGAGGCGGGCgggcgcgcgccgcccgcgccccccgcgcccctcgcgccccccgcgccccccgccgcgcccgcgccgcccgcgccccgcgcGCCCCCCGCCAACGGCACCCGCCCCGCGCCCGACACGCTCAG CTCGGCGGTGGCGGAGCTGGCGGGCGGCGCGAGCGTGGGCGCGCTCATCGAGTCGGGCAACTTCGAATTC CTGTCGTACCTGTCGGAGGGCGAGCTGGAGGCGCTGCAGGCGCGGCTGGACGTGGAGATGGAGGCGGAGATCGAGCGCCTGCACGCCGCCTACGAGCGCAAGCGCCGCCCCATCCTCGACGCCATCTCGCTCAAGCGCAAGCGCCAGCAGAACTTCTAG
- the LOC119829411 gene encoding serine/threonine-protein kinase 4 isoform X1 — MDADGKLIFWKSGLWEGGLPTIRCDTCKKRQVDKMNAKTLERPQGELKKLSEESLTRQPEEVFDIICKLGEGSYGSVYKALHKESEQVLAIKQVPVDTDLQEIIKEISIMQQCDSPYVVKYYGSYFKNTDLWIVMEYCGAGSVSDIMRLRKKTLSEDEIATILCDTLKGLEYLHRRRKIHRDIKAGNILLNMEGHAKLADFGVAGQLTDTMAKRNTVIGTPFWMAPEVIQEIGYDCVADIWSLGITALEMAEGKPPYGDIHPMRAIFMIPTKPPPSFREPDQWSPEFIDFVSQCLVKNPEERATAEYLLTHEFIGNAKQPSILSQMILEAGEIRESQAYRNAMNANNAKTFAAGGGCGGGGGGAGELYSADTLKQAGTLVPARDGSAELAAGLATMVINEPHDLATMKRHDTDPMDTHKPRYRPLFLEHFEQKEAGGRAPPAPPAPLAPPAPPAAPAPPAPRAPPANGTRPAPDTLSSAVAELAGGASVGALIESGNFEFLSYLSEGELEALQARLDVEMEAEIERLHAAYERKRRPILDAISLKRKRQQNF, encoded by the exons tGAGTTAAAGAAGTTATCGGAGGAGAGTCTCACGCGGCAACCGGAGGAGGTTTTTGACATCATATGCAAGCTCGGAGAGGGTTCCTATGGCAGTGTATATAAG GCATTACACAAAGAGAGCGAGCAGGTGCTCGCGATCAAGCAGGTGCCGGTGGACACGGACCTGCAGGAGATCATCAAGGAGATCTCCATCATGCAGCAGTGCGACAGTCCATACgtagttaaatattatggaAGCTATTTTAAGAACACTGATCTCTGG ATCGTGATGGAGTACTGCGGGGCGGGTTCAGTATCAGATATAATGAGGTTACGGAAGAAAACGTTGTCAGAAGACGAGATAGCGACGATCCTGTGCGACACGCTCAAGGGGCTGGAGTACCTGCACCGGCGGAGGAAGATCCACAGGGACATTAAAGCTGGGAACATATTGCTCAACATGGAGGGTCACGCCAAACTGGCCGACTTCGGCGTCGCGGGACAGTTGACG GACACGATGGCGAAGCGGAACACGGTGATCGGCACGCCGTTCTGGATGGCGCCGGAGGTGATACAGGAGATCGGCTACGACTGCGTGGCGGACATCTGGTCGCTCGGCATCACCGCGCTCGAGATGGCGGAGGGCAAGCCCCCATACGGGGACATACACCCCATGCGGGCCATATTCATGATACCGACCAAGCCGCCCCCCTCCTTTCG AGAGCCGGACCAGTGGTCGCCGGAGTTTATAGACTTTGTGAGTCAGTGCCTAGTCAAGAATCCGGAGGAGAGGGCCACCGCTGAGTATTTGTTGACCCACGAGTTTATAG GCAATGCGAAACAACCGAGTATCCTCAGCCAAATGATACTGGAGGCGGGCGAAATACGCGAGAGCCAGGCGTACAGGAACGCAATGAACGCGAACAATGCGAAAACGTTCGCTGCG GGCGGGGGCTGCgggggcggcgggggcggcgcGGGGGAGCTGTACAGCGCGGACACGCTGAAGCAGGCGGGCACGCTGGTGCCGGCGCGCGACGGCTCGGCCGAGCTGGCGGCCGGCCTCGCCACCATGGTCATCAACGAGCCGCACGACCTCGCCACCATGAAGC GTCACGACACGGACCCGATGGACACGCACAAGCCGCGCTACCGGCCGCTGTTCCTGGAGCACTTCGAGCAGAAGGAGGCGGGCgggcgcgcgccgcccgcgccccccgcgcccctcgcgccccccgcgccccccgccgcgcccgcgccgcccgcgccccgcgcGCCCCCCGCCAACGGCACCCGCCCCGCGCCCGACACGCTCAG CTCGGCGGTGGCGGAGCTGGCGGGCGGCGCGAGCGTGGGCGCGCTCATCGAGTCGGGCAACTTCGAATTC CTGTCGTACCTGTCGGAGGGCGAGCTGGAGGCGCTGCAGGCGCGGCTGGACGTGGAGATGGAGGCGGAGATCGAGCGCCTGCACGCCGCCTACGAGCGCAAGCGCCGCCCCATCCTCGACGCCATCTCGCTCAAGCGCAAGCGCCAGCAGAACTTCTAG
- the LOC119829411 gene encoding serine/threonine-protein kinase 3 isoform X3 — protein MTENSSSKSELKKLSEESLTRQPEEVFDIICKLGEGSYGSVYKALHKESEQVLAIKQVPVDTDLQEIIKEISIMQQCDSPYVVKYYGSYFKNTDLWIVMEYCGAGSVSDIMRLRKKTLSEDEIATILCDTLKGLEYLHRRRKIHRDIKAGNILLNMEGHAKLADFGVAGQLTDTMAKRNTVIGTPFWMAPEVIQEIGYDCVADIWSLGITALEMAEGKPPYGDIHPMRAIFMIPTKPPPSFREPDQWSPEFIDFVSQCLVKNPEERATAEYLLTHEFIGNAKQPSILSQMILEAGEIRESQAYRNAMNANNAKTFAAGGGCGGGGGGAGELYSADTLKQAGTLVPARDGSAELAAGLATMVINEPHDLATMKRHDTDPMDTHKPRYRPLFLEHFEQKEAGGRAPPAPPAPLAPPAPPAAPAPPAPRAPPANGTRPAPDTLSSAVAELAGGASVGALIESGNFEFLSYLSEGELEALQARLDVEMEAEIERLHAAYERKRRPILDAISLKRKRQQNF, from the exons tGAGTTAAAGAAGTTATCGGAGGAGAGTCTCACGCGGCAACCGGAGGAGGTTTTTGACATCATATGCAAGCTCGGAGAGGGTTCCTATGGCAGTGTATATAAG GCATTACACAAAGAGAGCGAGCAGGTGCTCGCGATCAAGCAGGTGCCGGTGGACACGGACCTGCAGGAGATCATCAAGGAGATCTCCATCATGCAGCAGTGCGACAGTCCATACgtagttaaatattatggaAGCTATTTTAAGAACACTGATCTCTGG ATCGTGATGGAGTACTGCGGGGCGGGTTCAGTATCAGATATAATGAGGTTACGGAAGAAAACGTTGTCAGAAGACGAGATAGCGACGATCCTGTGCGACACGCTCAAGGGGCTGGAGTACCTGCACCGGCGGAGGAAGATCCACAGGGACATTAAAGCTGGGAACATATTGCTCAACATGGAGGGTCACGCCAAACTGGCCGACTTCGGCGTCGCGGGACAGTTGACG GACACGATGGCGAAGCGGAACACGGTGATCGGCACGCCGTTCTGGATGGCGCCGGAGGTGATACAGGAGATCGGCTACGACTGCGTGGCGGACATCTGGTCGCTCGGCATCACCGCGCTCGAGATGGCGGAGGGCAAGCCCCCATACGGGGACATACACCCCATGCGGGCCATATTCATGATACCGACCAAGCCGCCCCCCTCCTTTCG AGAGCCGGACCAGTGGTCGCCGGAGTTTATAGACTTTGTGAGTCAGTGCCTAGTCAAGAATCCGGAGGAGAGGGCCACCGCTGAGTATTTGTTGACCCACGAGTTTATAG GCAATGCGAAACAACCGAGTATCCTCAGCCAAATGATACTGGAGGCGGGCGAAATACGCGAGAGCCAGGCGTACAGGAACGCAATGAACGCGAACAATGCGAAAACGTTCGCTGCG GGCGGGGGCTGCgggggcggcgggggcggcgcGGGGGAGCTGTACAGCGCGGACACGCTGAAGCAGGCGGGCACGCTGGTGCCGGCGCGCGACGGCTCGGCCGAGCTGGCGGCCGGCCTCGCCACCATGGTCATCAACGAGCCGCACGACCTCGCCACCATGAAGC GTCACGACACGGACCCGATGGACACGCACAAGCCGCGCTACCGGCCGCTGTTCCTGGAGCACTTCGAGCAGAAGGAGGCGGGCgggcgcgcgccgcccgcgccccccgcgcccctcgcgccccccgcgccccccgccgcgcccgcgccgcccgcgccccgcgcGCCCCCCGCCAACGGCACCCGCCCCGCGCCCGACACGCTCAG CTCGGCGGTGGCGGAGCTGGCGGGCGGCGCGAGCGTGGGCGCGCTCATCGAGTCGGGCAACTTCGAATTC CTGTCGTACCTGTCGGAGGGCGAGCTGGAGGCGCTGCAGGCGCGGCTGGACGTGGAGATGGAGGCGGAGATCGAGCGCCTGCACGCCGCCTACGAGCGCAAGCGCCGCCCCATCCTCGACGCCATCTCGCTCAAGCGCAAGCGCCAGCAGAACTTCTAG